The proteins below come from a single Ailuropoda melanoleuca isolate Jingjing chromosome 1, ASM200744v2, whole genome shotgun sequence genomic window:
- the SPATC1L gene encoding speriolin-like protein isoform X2: MAEGSALMNRLMSENADLKKQVRLMKENQMLKRLLSESCQERCGLGGRDLLFTKVPAYPEDCSPGSAVADFGRFSSAPDAPSQLQTSSLEDLLCSHAPISSEDDASPGCATSTQVPFKAFLSPPELRAPRGTDRKLSPLLSPLQDPLADKTLLEPREMVRPKKVCFSESSLPSGDRTRRSYCLNEIQSFSSAEKDGRIVGEIAFQLDRRILAYVFPGVTRLYGFTVSNIPEKIKQTSIKSLDGSVDEKKLRELTHRYLTLTARLERLGYNRDVHPVFSEFLINTYGILKQRPDLRANPLHSSPAALRKLVIDVVPPKFLGDSLLLLTCLCELSKEDHKPLFSW; this comes from the exons ATGGCCGAGGGCAGCGCGCTGATGAACCGGCTCATGAGCGAGAACGCGGACCTGAAGAAGCAGGTGCGCCTCATGAAGGAGAACCAGATGCTGAAGCGTCTGCTCAGCGAGAGCTGCCAGGAGCGCTGCGGCCTCGGGGGCCGGGACCTGCTCTTCACCAAGGTGCCCGCCTACCCCGAGGACTGCTCCCCGGGGAGTGCAG ttGCAGACTTTGGAAGGTTCTCCAGTGCCCCCGATGCACCCTCCCAGCTGCAGACATCCTCCCTGGAGGACCTGCTGTGCTCGCACGCCCCCATCTCCAGTGAGGACGACGCCTCCCCTGGCTGTGCGAcctccacccaggtgcccttcaaggCTTTCCTCAGTCCCCCAGAGCTGCGTGCACCTCGAGGCACTGACAGGAAGCTGTCCCCACTCCTGAGCCCCTTGCAGGACCCGCTGGCGGACAAGACCCTGCTGGAGCCCAGGGAGATGGTGCGGCCCAAGAAAGTGTGCTTCTCGGAGAGCAGCCTGCCCTCTGGGGACAGGACCAGGAGGAGCTACTGCCTCAACG AGATTCAGAGCTTCTCCAGTGCTGAGAAGGATGGGCGCATAGTTGGGGAGATCGCCTTCCAGCTGGACCGGCGCATCCTGGCCTATGTCTTCCCAGGGGTGACCCGGCTGTACGGCTTCACTGTGTCCAACATCCCTGAGAAGATCAAGCAG ACGTCCATCAAGTCCCTGGACGGCTCGGTGGACGAGAAGAAGCTGCGCGAGCTGACGCACCGCTACCTGACGCTCACGGCGCGCCTGGAGAGGCTGGGCTACAACCGCGACGTGCACCCGGTGTTCAGCGAGTTCCTCATCAACACCTACGGCATCCTGAAGCAGCGGCCCGACCTGCGCGCCAACCCGCTGCACAGCAGCCCGGCCGCGCTGCGCAAGCTGGTCATCGACGTGGTGCCCCCCAAGTTCCTGGGCGACTCCCTGCTGCTGCTCACCTGTCTGTGCGAGCTCTCCAAGGAGGACCACAAGCCCCTCTTCTCCTGGTGA
- the SPATC1L gene encoding speriolin-like protein isoform X1 encodes MAEGSALMNRLMSENADLKKQVRLMKENQMLKRLLSESCQERCGLGGRDLLFTKVPAYPEDCSPGSAGLSKPRPSSPFCCVSSVADFGRFSSAPDAPSQLQTSSLEDLLCSHAPISSEDDASPGCATSTQVPFKAFLSPPELRAPRGTDRKLSPLLSPLQDPLADKTLLEPREMVRPKKVCFSESSLPSGDRTRRSYCLNEIQSFSSAEKDGRIVGEIAFQLDRRILAYVFPGVTRLYGFTVSNIPEKIKQTSIKSLDGSVDEKKLRELTHRYLTLTARLERLGYNRDVHPVFSEFLINTYGILKQRPDLRANPLHSSPAALRKLVIDVVPPKFLGDSLLLLTCLCELSKEDHKPLFSW; translated from the exons ATGGCCGAGGGCAGCGCGCTGATGAACCGGCTCATGAGCGAGAACGCGGACCTGAAGAAGCAGGTGCGCCTCATGAAGGAGAACCAGATGCTGAAGCGTCTGCTCAGCGAGAGCTGCCAGGAGCGCTGCGGCCTCGGGGGCCGGGACCTGCTCTTCACCAAGGTGCCCGCCTACCCCGAGGACTGCTCCCCGGGGAGTGCAG gTCTGAGTAAACCGAGACCCAGTTCCCCATTCTGCTGTGTGTCCTCAG ttGCAGACTTTGGAAGGTTCTCCAGTGCCCCCGATGCACCCTCCCAGCTGCAGACATCCTCCCTGGAGGACCTGCTGTGCTCGCACGCCCCCATCTCCAGTGAGGACGACGCCTCCCCTGGCTGTGCGAcctccacccaggtgcccttcaaggCTTTCCTCAGTCCCCCAGAGCTGCGTGCACCTCGAGGCACTGACAGGAAGCTGTCCCCACTCCTGAGCCCCTTGCAGGACCCGCTGGCGGACAAGACCCTGCTGGAGCCCAGGGAGATGGTGCGGCCCAAGAAAGTGTGCTTCTCGGAGAGCAGCCTGCCCTCTGGGGACAGGACCAGGAGGAGCTACTGCCTCAACG AGATTCAGAGCTTCTCCAGTGCTGAGAAGGATGGGCGCATAGTTGGGGAGATCGCCTTCCAGCTGGACCGGCGCATCCTGGCCTATGTCTTCCCAGGGGTGACCCGGCTGTACGGCTTCACTGTGTCCAACATCCCTGAGAAGATCAAGCAG ACGTCCATCAAGTCCCTGGACGGCTCGGTGGACGAGAAGAAGCTGCGCGAGCTGACGCACCGCTACCTGACGCTCACGGCGCGCCTGGAGAGGCTGGGCTACAACCGCGACGTGCACCCGGTGTTCAGCGAGTTCCTCATCAACACCTACGGCATCCTGAAGCAGCGGCCCGACCTGCGCGCCAACCCGCTGCACAGCAGCCCGGCCGCGCTGCGCAAGCTGGTCATCGACGTGGTGCCCCCCAAGTTCCTGGGCGACTCCCTGCTGCTGCTCACCTGTCTGTGCGAGCTCTCCAAGGAGGACCACAAGCCCCTCTTCTCCTGGTGA